In the genome of Massilia sp. PAMC28688, one region contains:
- a CDS encoding efflux RND transporter periplasmic adaptor subunit, which translates to MSADGQPGESVLAHLLALARDVTQAKSEDLASYAIVNQTFQLLPYHMAALWRPGDDGGGRITHASGLAKIEADSPFVMWLNALALAHLAGGAGSASAPAQLSAASVPEKLGSQWAEWLPAHLLWMPLPSPAEPWPGVLLLARETAFDASEVALLGEAAGLYGHALWGWQRRHRNWRARLRQLAARRRVRVGALLAASVLLLPLRLSVVVDGEVIAQAPIVLAAPADAPIREVMVRPNQAVKAGDVLYVLDDAGVRNRLAVAAKTLEIARADWLRSSQKGFADEASRSDVAALSARIEEKQAELGYLKELSQRLTVRAPAAGVVVFSDPLDLVGKPVVTGEHVMTLSDPARVALQAWLPPADAIALAPGAQMSLSLFTAPLGSVQATLEDSSYETEIAPQGHSAFRLRGRFAPGEAPQLGLKGTVRLYGERAPLIYHMLRRPLAGMRRLLGV; encoded by the coding sequence ATGAGCGCTGACGGCCAGCCTGGCGAGAGCGTGCTGGCCCATCTGCTGGCGCTGGCGCGCGATGTGACCCAGGCCAAAAGCGAAGACCTGGCGTCGTACGCCATCGTCAACCAGACCTTCCAGCTGCTGCCGTATCACATGGCTGCCTTGTGGCGGCCGGGCGACGACGGTGGCGGACGCATCACGCATGCCAGCGGACTGGCGAAAATTGAGGCGGACAGTCCCTTTGTGATGTGGCTCAATGCGCTGGCGCTCGCACACCTGGCGGGCGGCGCCGGGAGCGCTTCGGCACCCGCGCAGCTGAGCGCTGCGAGCGTTCCTGAAAAGCTGGGCAGCCAGTGGGCCGAGTGGCTGCCCGCGCACCTGCTGTGGATGCCGCTGCCGTCGCCTGCCGAACCGTGGCCGGGCGTGCTGCTGTTGGCGCGCGAGACGGCGTTTGACGCGTCCGAAGTGGCGCTGCTGGGCGAGGCTGCGGGGTTGTATGGCCACGCCCTGTGGGGCTGGCAGCGCCGGCACCGCAACTGGCGGGCGCGCCTGCGGCAGCTGGCCGCAAGGCGCCGCGTGCGGGTGGGTGCCCTGCTGGCCGCATCGGTGCTGCTGCTGCCATTACGCCTGTCGGTGGTGGTCGACGGTGAAGTCATTGCCCAGGCGCCGATCGTGCTGGCGGCGCCTGCCGATGCGCCGATCCGCGAGGTGATGGTGCGTCCCAACCAGGCCGTCAAGGCAGGCGACGTGCTCTATGTGCTCGACGACGCCGGGGTGCGCAACCGCCTGGCGGTGGCGGCCAAGACGCTGGAAATCGCGCGCGCCGACTGGCTGCGATCGAGCCAGAAGGGCTTCGCCGACGAAGCGTCACGCTCCGACGTGGCGGCGCTGTCGGCGCGCATCGAGGAAAAGCAGGCGGAACTGGGCTACCTCAAGGAGCTGTCGCAGCGCCTGACGGTGAGGGCGCCGGCGGCCGGGGTGGTGGTGTTTTCCGATCCGCTCGACCTGGTAGGCAAGCCGGTGGTGACGGGCGAGCATGTGATGACGCTGTCCGACCCGGCCCGGGTGGCGCTCCAGGCCTGGCTGCCGCCGGCCGACGCGATCGCGCTGGCGCCGGGCGCGCAGATGAGCCTATCCCTGTTTACCGCGCCCCTCGGGTCGGTCCAGGCCACGCTGGAAGACAGCAGCTACGAGACTGAGATTGCACCCCAGGGCCACAGTGCCTTTCGCCTGCGCGGGCGCTTCGCGCCGGGCGAGGCGCCCCAGCTTGGGCTGAAGGGCACGGTGCGCCTGTATGGCGAGCGCGCACCGCTGATCTATCACATGCTGCGCCGGCCGCTGGCGGGCATGCGCCGCCTGCTGGGAGTCTAG
- a CDS encoding HlyD family efflux transporter periplasmic adaptor subunit, producing the protein MPLPPHLPPLRDDIEIFASGASSSGAPAWRLYDPVRNRFFQIGEAEFQMLAHWQLATPAALLDAVARAMPLAPDESNLEALLLFLHGHQLLARRDRSATAALGALAPKPQRWYAWLLHNYLFVRIPLANPDRLYAWLAPRLTWLFRPGFWLLVALLGVTGAAQVMAQSARFGATFSYAFSLEGALWIALSLALLKSCHEIGHGVAAKRHGLRVTRTGVALLVLWPVLYTDVNDIWKLSDWRARFQVSVAGIATELVFAVAATWGWLLLPEGPLQSAMFIIAGTAWVLSLAINLNPFMRFDGYYLLSDLLDYPNLQEASFAAARSLVRRCLGLREPAPGRALAAYGLATWVYRVVLFLGIAYFVLLSFPPLLGVPLAVIEIGWFIARPVLAELALLWPRRGEVTRARRGAIGAAAALVALLAVLPWSSRVSAPAYLAWAARESVFVAASARVKAVHARNGDVLKAGQVVLELESPELDSRLALAQARVREAQARLDKAASGAASFDQSDVLQQTLAERMVERDSVLADMERLTVRASRSCVVRDLASHVVAGRRIRAGGKVATLLPAGAAAPQQITAYVREDDVQRLAPGAAVRFYPDGDPLTVVRGRVRTVGVGASAGVGERALTSLSGGPLPALQTAHGERLHGAFYAVDVDVETPMTTMRSTVTGTIQITSSSHNPVMDRMRAAMAALNRYLAF; encoded by the coding sequence GTGCCACTGCCACCGCACTTGCCGCCGCTGCGCGACGACATCGAGATCTTCGCGTCCGGCGCCTCGTCCTCCGGCGCGCCCGCGTGGCGCCTGTACGATCCGGTGCGCAATCGCTTCTTTCAGATTGGCGAGGCCGAATTCCAGATGCTGGCGCACTGGCAGCTGGCCACACCGGCGGCGCTGCTGGACGCCGTGGCCCGGGCCATGCCGCTGGCGCCCGACGAGAGCAACCTGGAAGCACTGCTGCTGTTCCTGCACGGGCACCAGCTGCTGGCACGGCGCGACCGCAGCGCCACCGCCGCCCTGGGCGCACTGGCGCCGAAGCCGCAGCGCTGGTATGCCTGGCTGCTGCATAACTACCTGTTCGTGCGTATCCCGCTGGCCAATCCGGATCGCCTGTATGCCTGGCTTGCGCCGCGCCTGACATGGCTGTTCCGGCCCGGCTTCTGGCTGCTGGTGGCGCTGCTCGGGGTGACTGGCGCGGCCCAGGTGATGGCGCAATCGGCCCGCTTTGGCGCCACCTTCAGCTACGCATTCAGCCTGGAAGGGGCGCTCTGGATTGCGCTGTCGCTTGCCCTGCTCAAGTCATGCCATGAGATCGGACACGGGGTGGCGGCCAAGCGCCACGGTCTGCGCGTCACGCGCACCGGGGTCGCGCTGCTGGTCCTGTGGCCGGTGTTGTATACGGATGTGAACGATATCTGGAAGCTGTCCGACTGGCGCGCGCGGTTCCAGGTCAGCGTGGCCGGCATTGCCACCGAATTGGTGTTTGCCGTGGCGGCGACCTGGGGCTGGCTGCTGCTGCCCGAGGGGCCGCTGCAAAGCGCCATGTTCATCATTGCCGGCACGGCCTGGGTACTGTCCCTGGCGATCAATCTCAATCCCTTCATGCGTTTTGACGGCTACTACCTGCTGTCGGACCTGCTGGATTATCCCAATCTGCAGGAAGCCTCGTTTGCAGCGGCGCGCTCGCTGGTGCGGCGCTGCCTGGGCCTGCGCGAACCTGCCCCGGGCAGGGCGCTGGCTGCCTATGGCCTGGCAACCTGGGTGTACCGGGTGGTGCTGTTCCTGGGCATTGCCTACTTTGTGCTGCTGAGTTTCCCACCCCTGCTCGGGGTACCGCTGGCAGTAATTGAAATCGGCTGGTTCATCGCGCGCCCGGTGCTCGCCGAGCTGGCGCTGCTGTGGCCGCGCCGCGGGGAGGTCACGCGCGCGCGCCGTGGCGCCATTGGCGCCGCCGCGGCCCTGGTGGCCCTGCTGGCGGTGCTTCCCTGGTCGTCGCGGGTCAGCGCGCCGGCCTACCTTGCCTGGGCCGCGCGCGAGTCGGTGTTTGTGGCGGCCAGCGCGCGTGTGAAAGCGGTCCACGCGCGCAATGGCGATGTGCTCAAGGCGGGCCAGGTCGTGCTGGAGCTTGAGTCGCCGGAACTGGACTCGCGCCTGGCCCTGGCGCAGGCCCGCGTGCGCGAGGCGCAGGCGCGCCTGGACAAGGCGGCCAGCGGCGCTGCCTCGTTTGACCAGTCCGATGTGCTGCAGCAGACCCTGGCCGAACGCATGGTCGAACGCGACAGCGTGCTGGCCGATATGGAGCGGCTGACGGTGCGTGCCTCGCGCAGCTGTGTGGTGCGCGATCTGGCCTCGCACGTGGTGGCGGGGCGCCGGATCAGGGCCGGTGGCAAGGTCGCCACGCTGCTGCCGGCCGGCGCGGCGGCACCTCAGCAGATTACCGCCTATGTGCGGGAAGACGATGTACAGCGCCTGGCGCCCGGCGCGGCGGTGCGCTTTTATCCCGATGGCGATCCGCTGACGGTGGTGCGGGGCCGGGTGCGCACGGTGGGCGTGGGGGCCAGCGCCGGCGTGGGGGAGCGGGCACTGACATCGCTGTCGGGCGGGCCGCTGCCGGCGCTGCAGACGGCCCATGGTGAACGCCTGCACGGCGCCTTTTACGCGGTCGACGTGGACGTCGAGACTCCCATGACCACCATGCGCAGCACCGTGACCGGCACCATCCAGATCACGTCCTCGTCGCATAATCCGGTCATGGACCGCATGCGTGCCGCCATGGCGGCGCTGAACCGCTACCTCGCATTCTGA
- a CDS encoding phage regulatory CII family protein gives MTRKYLDMNQHDALYTVARRYPGGLEALAREMGISANVLRNKLSPTIASHYPSFEEVSIIVEHCHRGGVAEAHLPLHALLMRHGMAAFVVPQPEQASRDDLSQTVCRVMSEVGAVAEAVSSALMDGVVTTAEADLIEREFHSALSALGAWRARLKLQGAGGA, from the coding sequence ATGACTCGCAAATATCTGGACATGAACCAGCACGACGCACTATACACCGTGGCCCGCCGCTACCCTGGCGGGCTGGAGGCACTGGCACGGGAAATGGGCATTTCCGCCAATGTCTTGCGCAACAAGCTCTCGCCCACCATTGCTTCGCATTATCCATCGTTCGAGGAAGTGTCGATCATCGTCGAGCATTGCCACCGGGGCGGCGTCGCGGAAGCGCATTTGCCGCTCCATGCCTTGCTCATGCGCCATGGCATGGCCGCCTTCGTGGTGCCACAGCCGGAACAGGCCAGCCGCGACGACCTGTCGCAAACCGTATGCCGGGTCATGAGCGAGGTGGGCGCCGTGGCCGAGGCGGTGTCGAGCGCACTGATGGATGGCGTGGTGACGACTGCCGAAGCCGACCTGATCGAGCGCGAATTCCACTCGGCCCTGTCGGCCCTGGGTGCCTGGCGGGCCCGCCTGAAGCTGCAGGGAGCCGGCGGCGCTTAA
- a CDS encoding cyclic nucleotide-binding/CBS domain-containing protein, whose translation MNTAAMPYTGPERRLNTGLGLTLEPVDPTVVGAHAPPMADGAAALVSTVHRPIAEVMEPKLWTVHDEDSVARVEEIFAEQHLSCAPVMGANGIIAGMIGAAELAQFHFENKNPKAVQAWEICRIKHFEVSPHETVEDVARQLTEHQVESVAVTEDGHLLGVVTLKDLMQEILRVLPADTPA comes from the coding sequence GTGAACACTGCTGCCATGCCCTACACTGGTCCCGAGCGCCGCCTTAATACCGGCCTGGGACTCACGCTCGAGCCGGTCGACCCTACCGTGGTGGGTGCCCACGCGCCGCCCATGGCCGACGGCGCTGCCGCGCTCGTCTCCACCGTTCACCGGCCCATTGCCGAAGTCATGGAGCCGAAGCTGTGGACCGTGCACGACGAGGATTCCGTGGCCCGGGTGGAAGAAATTTTCGCCGAACAGCACCTGAGCTGCGCGCCCGTCATGGGCGCCAACGGCATCATCGCGGGAATGATTGGCGCGGCCGAACTGGCGCAGTTTCACTTTGAAAACAAGAACCCCAAGGCAGTGCAGGCATGGGAAATCTGCCGCATCAAGCACTTTGAAGTCAGTCCCCACGAAACGGTCGAAGACGTCGCGCGCCAGCTCACCGAGCACCAGGTCGAGTCGGTGGCGGTGACCGAAGACGGGCACCTGCTCGGCGTGGTCACACTCAAGGACTTGATGCAGGAAATCCTGCGCGTCCTGCCGGCCGACACGCCCGCCTAG
- a CDS encoding SRPBCC family protein translates to MLSRLITVAALAVGGAVLAKQLKKNKGQSSDSHVSESVDVNVPVRVAYDQFTQFEEFPRFMDSVHEVRQLDDKRLHWKATVFGKAIEWDAEITEQRPDQLIAWRSTSGTPNGGTVTFKSLSRSRTRVTLEMYYEPTDGVEMVGDALGAVRMEARGNLKKFKEMIESRGQETGAWRGTITQDAGSSATQ, encoded by the coding sequence ATGCTCTCTCGACTCATTACCGTCGCCGCGCTCGCCGTTGGCGGGGCCGTACTGGCAAAACAACTGAAAAAAAACAAGGGACAGTCGTCCGATTCGCATGTCAGCGAAAGCGTCGACGTCAATGTGCCGGTGCGCGTGGCTTACGACCAGTTCACCCAGTTTGAAGAGTTTCCCCGCTTCATGGACAGCGTCCACGAAGTGCGCCAGCTCGATGACAAGCGCTTGCACTGGAAGGCCACGGTCTTTGGCAAGGCCATCGAATGGGATGCCGAAATCACGGAACAGCGCCCCGACCAGCTTATTGCCTGGCGCAGCACGTCCGGCACGCCCAATGGCGGTACGGTCACCTTCAAGAGCCTGTCCAGGTCGCGCACCCGCGTCACGCTCGAGATGTACTACGAGCCGACCGACGGGGTTGAAATGGTGGGCGACGCGCTCGGTGCCGTGCGCATGGAGGCCCGGGGCAACCTGAAGAAATTCAAGGAAATGATCGAGTCGCGGGGCCAGGAAACCGGGGCCTGGCGCGGCACCATCACCCAGGACGCGGGCAGCAGCGCCACGCAATAA